In Schistocerca serialis cubense isolate TAMUIC-IGC-003099 chromosome 8, iqSchSeri2.2, whole genome shotgun sequence, one genomic interval encodes:
- the LOC126417001 gene encoding uncharacterized protein in mobD 3'region-like, with amino-acid sequence MVVTDLVDTDLVDTDLVDTDLVDTDLVDTDLVDTDLVDTDLVDTDLVDTDLVVTDLVDTGLVDTDLVDTDLVDTDLVDTDLVVTDLVDTDLVVTDLVDTDMVVTDLVDADLVDTDLVDTDLVDTDLVDTDLVVTDLVVTDLVDTDLVDTDLVDTDSVDTDLVDTDSVDTDLVVTDLVDTDLVVTDLVDTDLVDTDLVVTDLVDTDLVDTDLVLTDLVDTDLVVTDLVDIDLVVTDLVVTDLVDTDLVDTGLVVTDLVDTDLVDTDLVVTDLVDTDMVVTDLVDTDMVDTDLVDTDLVDTDLVDTDLVDTDLVDTDLVVTDLVDTDLVVTDLVDTDLVDTDSVDTDLVDTDSVDNDLVVTDLVDTELVVTDLVDTDLVDTDLVDTDLVDTDLVDTDLVDTDLGDTDLVDTDLVDTITV; translated from the coding sequence ATGGTTGTcactgacttggttgacactgacttggttgacactgaCTTAGTTGAcactgacttggttgacactgacttggttgacactgatttggttgacactgacttggttgacactgacttggttgacactgacttggttgacactgacttggttgtcactgacttggttgacactggcttggttgacactgacttggttgacactgacttggttgacactgacttggttgacactgacttggttgtcactgacttggttgacactgacttggttgtcactgacttggttgacactgaCATGGTTGTCACTGACTTGGTTGACGCTGACTTGGTTGAcactgacttggttgacactgacttggttgacactgacttggttgacactgaCTTGGTTGTCACTGACTTGGTTGTcactgacttggttgacactgatttggttgacactgacttggttgacactgaCTCGGTTGAcactgacttggttgacactgaCTCGGTTGACACTGACTTGGTTGTcactgacttggttgacactgacttggttgtcactgacttggttgacactgatttggttgacactgacttggttgtcactgacttggttgacactgacttggttgacactgaCTTGGTTCTcactgacttggttgacactgaCTTAGTTGTCACTGACCTGGTTGACATTGACTTGGTTGTCACTGACTTGGTTGTcactgacttggttgacactgaCTTAGTTGACACTGGCTTGGTTGTcactgacttggttgacactgacttggttgacactgacttggttgtcactgacttggttgacactgaCATGGTTGTcactgacttggttgacactgacatggttgacactgacttggttgacactgacttggttgacactgacttggttgacactgacttggttgacactgacttggttgacactgacttggttgtcactgacttggttgacactgaCTTGGTTGTCACTGATTTGGTTGAcactgacttggttgacactgaCTCAGTTGAcactgacttggttgacactgaCTCGGTTGACAATGACTTGGTTGTcactgacttggttgacactgaATTGGTTGTcactgacttggttgacactgatttggttgacactgacttggttgacactgacttggttgacactgacttggttgacactgacttggttgacactgaCTTGGGTGAcactgacttggttgacactgacttggttgacactatcaCAGTAtga